A stretch of the Pan troglodytes isolate AG18354 chromosome 20, NHGRI_mPanTro3-v2.0_pri, whole genome shotgun sequence genome encodes the following:
- the GIPC1 gene encoding PDZ domain-containing protein GIPC1 isoform X2 — protein sequence MFCTLNTHKVDMDKLLGGQIGLEDFIFAHVKGQRKEVEVFKSEDALGLTITDNGAGYAFIKRIKEGSVIDHIHLISVGDMIEAINGQSLLGCRHYEVARLLKELPRGRTFTLKLTEPRKAFDMISQRSAGGRPGSGPQLGTGRGTLRLRSRGPATVEDLPSAFEEKAIEKVDDLLESYMGIRDTELAATMVELGKDKRNPDELAEALDERLGDFAFPDEFVFDVWGAIGDAKVGRY from the exons ATGTTCTGCACCCTGAACACCCACAAAGTGGACATGGACAAGCTCCTGGGGGGCCAGATCGGGCTGGAGGACTTCATCTTCGCCCACGTGAAGGGGCAGCGCAAGGAGGTGGAGGTGTTCAAGTCGGAGGATGCACTCGGGCTCACCATCACGGACAATGGGGCTGGCTACGCCTTCATCAAG CGCATCAAGGAGGGCAGCGTGATCGACCACATCCACCTCATCAGCGTGGGCGACATGATCGAGGCCATTAACGGGCAGAGCCTGCTGGGCTGCCGGCACTACGAGGTGGCCCGGCTGCTCAAGGAGCTGCCCCGAGGCCGTACCTTCACGCTGAAGCTCACGGAGCCTCGAAAGGCCTTCG ACATGATCAGCCAGCGCTCAGCGGGTGGCCGCCCTGGCTCTGGCCCACAACTGGGCACTGGCCGAGGGACCCTGCGGCTCCGATCCCGGGGCCCCGCCACGGTGGAGGATCTG CCCTCTGCCTTTGAAGAGAAGGCCATTGAGAAGGTGGATGACCTGCTGGAGAGTTACATGGGTATCAGGGACACGGAGCTGG CGGCCACCATGGTGGAGCTGGGAAAGGACAAAAGGAACCCGGATGAGCTGGCCGAGGCCCTGGACGAACGGCTGGGTGACTTTGCCTTCCCTGACGAGTTCGTCTTTGACGTCTGGGGCGCCATTGGGGACGCCAAGGTCGGCCGCTACTAG
- the GIPC1 gene encoding PDZ domain-containing protein GIPC1 isoform X1 yields MPLGLGRRKKAPPLVENEEAEPGRGGLGVGEPGPLGGGGAGGPQMGLPPPPPALRPRLVFHTQLAHGSPTGRIEGFTNVKELYGKIAEAFRLPTAEVMFCTLNTHKVDMDKLLGGQIGLEDFIFAHVKGQRKEVEVFKSEDALGLTITDNGAGYAFIKRIKEGSVIDHIHLISVGDMIEAINGQSLLGCRHYEVARLLKELPRGRTFTLKLTEPRKAFDMISQRSAGGRPGSGPQLGTGRGTLRLRSRGPATVEDLPSAFEEKAIEKVDDLLESYMGIRDTELAATMVELGKDKRNPDELAEALDERLGDFAFPDEFVFDVWGAIGDAKVGRY; encoded by the exons ATGCCGCTGGGACTGGGGCGGCGGAAAAAGGCGCCCCCTCTAGTGGAAAatgaggaggctgagccaggccgTGGAGGGCTGGGCGTGGGGGAGCCAGGGCCTCTGGGCGGAGGTGGGGCGGGGGGCCCCCAAATGGGCTTGcccccccctcccccagccctgcgGCCCCGCCTCGTGTTCCACACCCAGCTGGCCCATGGCAGTCCCACTGGCCGCATCGAGGGCTTCACCAACGTCAAGGAGCTGTATGGCAAGATCGCCGAGGCCTTCCGCCTGCCAACTGCCGAG GTGATGTTCTGCACCCTGAACACCCACAAAGTGGACATGGACAAGCTCCTGGGGGGCCAGATCGGGCTGGAGGACTTCATCTTCGCCCACGTGAAGGGGCAGCGCAAGGAGGTGGAGGTGTTCAAGTCGGAGGATGCACTCGGGCTCACCATCACGGACAATGGGGCTGGCTACGCCTTCATCAAG CGCATCAAGGAGGGCAGCGTGATCGACCACATCCACCTCATCAGCGTGGGCGACATGATCGAGGCCATTAACGGGCAGAGCCTGCTGGGCTGCCGGCACTACGAGGTGGCCCGGCTGCTCAAGGAGCTGCCCCGAGGCCGTACCTTCACGCTGAAGCTCACGGAGCCTCGAAAGGCCTTCG ACATGATCAGCCAGCGCTCAGCGGGTGGCCGCCCTGGCTCTGGCCCACAACTGGGCACTGGCCGAGGGACCCTGCGGCTCCGATCCCGGGGCCCCGCCACGGTGGAGGATCTG CCCTCTGCCTTTGAAGAGAAGGCCATTGAGAAGGTGGATGACCTGCTGGAGAGTTACATGGGTATCAGGGACACGGAGCTGG CGGCCACCATGGTGGAGCTGGGAAAGGACAAAAGGAACCCGGATGAGCTGGCCGAGGCCCTGGACGAACGGCTGGGTGACTTTGCCTTCCCTGACGAGTTCGTCTTTGACGTCTGGGGCGCCATTGGGGACGCCAAGGTCGGCCGCTACTAG